The Nitrospira sp. sequence CCGACGCCGCCATTGAGGCCGCGACTATTCTCAAGCATATGAGAAAACCCAGAGCCCTAAGGGTCTGCCTCATAATCGCTTCCCTCCCACTGGTAATGGTCTATGGCAGCGGGTCTTGTCTTCTATACAGAGTATCGGCCGTCGTGAACACAGCTTTCGTGACTCGGAACATAGCATAATGCAGCCCAAGCATAAAGGAGCCTCCGCGGTCGACTGAATTGTGTAGAGTGATGGTCGTGGATCGCGACAGATCTCCGGCAAGTTGCGCCCGGCGTCTCTCGGATCGATGCAGGAGTACGCCGGGCAAACGAAACGCACACGGCTTACGGCTGGGGGTGCGGCTTGTCCTTGTAAGCGCCGTGATCCCCCGGGCTCTTCATCAATTTTTCACCGGCGATTCGGGTGACTGAAATCTCCTGAGGAGTTCCCTCCCGCTTCACCGCCAATTTCACACTCGTCCCCGCTTCACCTCGAATCATCTTCACCACCTGCTCGTAAGTCTTTCCCGAGACTGCGACTCCGTCCACGCTCACCAGCTCGTCTCCGTGCTTCAGCCCAGCTTTTTGGGCCGGTCCCTCCTGATGCACTCTGCCGACATATAACGTTGCCGGGTCGCCGACACGGTCGGCCCCGAGGTGGAGCGAAATACCGATTACACCGGCTCCCTCTGTAGGAGCAGGCGATGCCTGATCTTGTTGATCTGCAGCCCGAAGCGGACTGCTCAATAATAGACTGAATATGACACCTGCCATGACAGCAATGTATCTGTTCCGCATATGCAATCCTCCGATTTGTTGTGGTTAAGAAAGTACGCTTTATCGATGTTCCCATTCGACCGGACCGTGGATAGGACCTTGATCACGCTACCACG is a genomic window containing:
- a CDS encoding PDZ domain-containing protein; amino-acid sequence: MRNRYIAVMAGVIFSLLLSSPLRAADQQDQASPAPTEGAGVIGISLHLGADRVGDPATLYVGRVHQEGPAQKAGLKHGDELVSVDGVAVSGKTYEQVVKMIRGEAGTSVKLAVKREGTPQEISVTRIAGEKLMKSPGDHGAYKDKPHPQP